One Diospyros lotus cultivar Yz01 chromosome 1, ASM1463336v1, whole genome shotgun sequence genomic window carries:
- the LOC127792935 gene encoding 60S ribosomal protein L22-2 translates to MSRGTAAGAKGKKKGATFVIDCGKPVEDKIMEIASLEKFLQERIKVGGKAGALGDSITVTREKTKITVTSDSTFSKRYLKYLTKKYLKKHNVRDWLRVIASNKERNVYELRYFNIAENEGEEEE, encoded by the exons ATGAGTCGAGGAACTGCGGCGGGAgccaaggggaagaagaagggagcAACGTTCGTGATCGACTGTGGGAAGCCGGTGGAGGATAAGATCATGGAGATCGCCTCGCTGGAGAAGTTCCTCCAGGAGAGAATTAAGGTCGGCGGCAAGGCTGGTGCTCTCGGGGACTCCATCACCGTCACTCGCGAGAAGACCAAGATCACCGTCACCTCCGACTCCACATTCTCTAAACG GTATCTTAAATACTTGACAAAGAAGTACTTGAAGAAGCATAATGTGAGGGATTGGCTGCGAGTAATTGCTTCCAACAAAGAGCGAAATGTGTATGAGCTACGGTACTTCAACATTGCGGAGAATGagggggaggaagaagaatga
- the LOC127796199 gene encoding caffeoylshikimate esterase isoform X1, which translates to MDIEYQEEYIRSSRGVQLFTCRWLPSSSSPKALVFLCHGYGMECSDFMRGCGTMLARYGYGVVGIDYEGHGRSMAARCYIKKFNNIVNDCSNFFKSVSAKEEYRGKKRFLYGESMGGAVALLVHKEDPTFWHGAVLVAPMCKISEKVKPHPVVVNLLTMVEDIIPRWKIVPTKDVINSAFKDPIKREQVRNNKLIYQSKPRLKTALEMLRTSMSLENTLGEVTMPFFVLHGEADTVTDPEVSKALYEKASSKDKTIKLYPGMWHALTSGESDDNIEFVFSDIISWLDKRCGGDYYDGLNYEQTNSLIENVMPVSLSVTGTSRKARRARSSANYLCGWKGR; encoded by the exons ATGGACATCGAATATCAGGAG GAGTACATAAGGAGTTCTAGAGGCGTCCAACTCTTTACTTGCAGATGGTTGCCGTCTTCCTCTTCTCCCAAGGCTCTCGTTTTCCTCTGCcatg GCTACGGCATGGAATGCAGTGATTTCATGAGAG GATGTGGAACGATGCTGGCAAGGTATGGATACGGAGTGGTGGGGATAGATTACGAAGGACACGGGCGATCCATGGCTGCCCGATGTTACATCAAGAAGTTCAACAACATCGTCAACGACTGCTCCAACTTCTTTAAATCTGTCTCTG CAAAAGAAGAGTACAGGGGGAAGAAGAGGTTCCTATACGGAGAGTCGATGGGGGGAGCCGTCGCGCTGCTGGTTCACAAGGAGGACCCAACTTTCTGGCACGGCGCGGTTCTTGTTGCGCCCATGTGCAag ATCTCGGAGAAGGTGAAGCCACACCCGGTGGTTGTCAATTTGCTGACAATGGTGGAAGACATCATACCCAGATGGAAGATTGTCCCCACCAAGGACGTCATTAATTCTGCCTTCAAGGACCCTATTAAGCGGGAACAG GTTCGAAACAATAAGTTGATATACCAAAGCAAGCCAAGGCTGAAGACTGCCCTAGAAATGCTCAGAACTAGCATGAGCCTTGAGAACACCTTAGGCGAg GTGACGATGCCATTCTTTGTGTTGCATGGGGAGGCGGATACGGTGACTGATCCGGAAGTGAGCAAAGCATTGTACGAGAAGGCGAGCAGCAAGGACAAGACCATTAAATTGTATCCCGGAATGTGGCATGCTTTGACATCTGGCGAGTCGGACGACAACATTGAATTTGTCTTCTCGGACATCATTTCTTGGCTTGACAAGCGGTGTGGAGGAGATTACTACGATGGCCTTAATTACGAGCAAACGAATAGCTTGATAGAAAATGTCATGCCAGTTTCATTGTCGGTAACGGGGACTTCCCGGAAGGCGCGACGAGCGAGATCGTCGGCCAACTATTTGTGCGGGTGGAAAGGGCGTTAA
- the LOC127796199 gene encoding caffeoylshikimate esterase isoform X2 — translation MDIEYQEEYIRSSRGVQLFTCRWLPSSSSPKALVFLCHGCGTMLARYGYGVVGIDYEGHGRSMAARCYIKKFNNIVNDCSNFFKSVSAKEEYRGKKRFLYGESMGGAVALLVHKEDPTFWHGAVLVAPMCKISEKVKPHPVVVNLLTMVEDIIPRWKIVPTKDVINSAFKDPIKREQVRNNKLIYQSKPRLKTALEMLRTSMSLENTLGEVTMPFFVLHGEADTVTDPEVSKALYEKASSKDKTIKLYPGMWHALTSGESDDNIEFVFSDIISWLDKRCGGDYYDGLNYEQTNSLIENVMPVSLSVTGTSRKARRARSSANYLCGWKGR, via the exons ATGGACATCGAATATCAGGAG GAGTACATAAGGAGTTCTAGAGGCGTCCAACTCTTTACTTGCAGATGGTTGCCGTCTTCCTCTTCTCCCAAGGCTCTCGTTTTCCTCTGCcatg GATGTGGAACGATGCTGGCAAGGTATGGATACGGAGTGGTGGGGATAGATTACGAAGGACACGGGCGATCCATGGCTGCCCGATGTTACATCAAGAAGTTCAACAACATCGTCAACGACTGCTCCAACTTCTTTAAATCTGTCTCTG CAAAAGAAGAGTACAGGGGGAAGAAGAGGTTCCTATACGGAGAGTCGATGGGGGGAGCCGTCGCGCTGCTGGTTCACAAGGAGGACCCAACTTTCTGGCACGGCGCGGTTCTTGTTGCGCCCATGTGCAag ATCTCGGAGAAGGTGAAGCCACACCCGGTGGTTGTCAATTTGCTGACAATGGTGGAAGACATCATACCCAGATGGAAGATTGTCCCCACCAAGGACGTCATTAATTCTGCCTTCAAGGACCCTATTAAGCGGGAACAG GTTCGAAACAATAAGTTGATATACCAAAGCAAGCCAAGGCTGAAGACTGCCCTAGAAATGCTCAGAACTAGCATGAGCCTTGAGAACACCTTAGGCGAg GTGACGATGCCATTCTTTGTGTTGCATGGGGAGGCGGATACGGTGACTGATCCGGAAGTGAGCAAAGCATTGTACGAGAAGGCGAGCAGCAAGGACAAGACCATTAAATTGTATCCCGGAATGTGGCATGCTTTGACATCTGGCGAGTCGGACGACAACATTGAATTTGTCTTCTCGGACATCATTTCTTGGCTTGACAAGCGGTGTGGAGGAGATTACTACGATGGCCTTAATTACGAGCAAACGAATAGCTTGATAGAAAATGTCATGCCAGTTTCATTGTCGGTAACGGGGACTTCCCGGAAGGCGCGACGAGCGAGATCGTCGGCCAACTATTTGTGCGGGTGGAAAGGGCGTTAA
- the LOC127796199 gene encoding caffeoylshikimate esterase isoform X3, with protein MLARYGYGVVGIDYEGHGRSMAARCYIKKFNNIVNDCSNFFKSVSAKEEYRGKKRFLYGESMGGAVALLVHKEDPTFWHGAVLVAPMCKISEKVKPHPVVVNLLTMVEDIIPRWKIVPTKDVINSAFKDPIKREQVRNNKLIYQSKPRLKTALEMLRTSMSLENTLGEVTMPFFVLHGEADTVTDPEVSKALYEKASSKDKTIKLYPGMWHALTSGESDDNIEFVFSDIISWLDKRCGGDYYDGLNYEQTNSLIENVMPVSLSVTGTSRKARRARSSANYLCGWKGR; from the exons ATGCTGGCAAGGTATGGATACGGAGTGGTGGGGATAGATTACGAAGGACACGGGCGATCCATGGCTGCCCGATGTTACATCAAGAAGTTCAACAACATCGTCAACGACTGCTCCAACTTCTTTAAATCTGTCTCTG CAAAAGAAGAGTACAGGGGGAAGAAGAGGTTCCTATACGGAGAGTCGATGGGGGGAGCCGTCGCGCTGCTGGTTCACAAGGAGGACCCAACTTTCTGGCACGGCGCGGTTCTTGTTGCGCCCATGTGCAag ATCTCGGAGAAGGTGAAGCCACACCCGGTGGTTGTCAATTTGCTGACAATGGTGGAAGACATCATACCCAGATGGAAGATTGTCCCCACCAAGGACGTCATTAATTCTGCCTTCAAGGACCCTATTAAGCGGGAACAG GTTCGAAACAATAAGTTGATATACCAAAGCAAGCCAAGGCTGAAGACTGCCCTAGAAATGCTCAGAACTAGCATGAGCCTTGAGAACACCTTAGGCGAg GTGACGATGCCATTCTTTGTGTTGCATGGGGAGGCGGATACGGTGACTGATCCGGAAGTGAGCAAAGCATTGTACGAGAAGGCGAGCAGCAAGGACAAGACCATTAAATTGTATCCCGGAATGTGGCATGCTTTGACATCTGGCGAGTCGGACGACAACATTGAATTTGTCTTCTCGGACATCATTTCTTGGCTTGACAAGCGGTGTGGAGGAGATTACTACGATGGCCTTAATTACGAGCAAACGAATAGCTTGATAGAAAATGTCATGCCAGTTTCATTGTCGGTAACGGGGACTTCCCGGAAGGCGCGACGAGCGAGATCGTCGGCCAACTATTTGTGCGGGTGGAAAGGGCGTTAA
- the LOC127801213 gene encoding uncharacterized protein LOC127801213, with the protein MSRPMEEEAPGKNEEEEFSTGPLSVLMMSVKNNTQVLINCRNNKKLLGRVRAFDRHCNMVLENVKEMWTEVPKTGKGKKKAHPVNKDRFISKMFLRGDSVIIVLRNPK; encoded by the exons ATGAG TCGTCCAATGGAAGAAGAAGCTCCT GGCAAGAACGAGGAAGAGGAATTCAGCACTGGCCCACTCTCTGTACTGATGATGAGTGTTAAAAATAACACCCAG GTGCTTATCAACTGCAGGAACAACAAGAAACTTCTAGGTCGCGTAAGAGCATTTGATCGCCACTGTAACATGGTGCTGGAAAATGTTAAAGAGATGTGGACAGAG GTACCAAAGACTGGGAAAGGCAAGAAGAAAGCCCATCCAGTAAATAAAGATCGGTTCATAAGCAAGATGTTCCTCCGTGGAGATTCTGTCATCATTGTCCTAAGAAATCCGAAGTGA